From the genome of Helicobacter pylori, one region includes:
- the dapA gene encoding 4-hydroxy-tetrahydrodipicolinate synthase produces MQFHSSSALITPFKKDLSVDEAVYETLIKRQIFQGMDACVPVGTTGESATLTHKEHMRCIEIAVETCKNTKTPSNSSMKVLAGVGSNATSESLSLAKFAQKIGADAILCVSPYYNRPTQQGLFEHYKAIAQSVEIPVMLYDVPSRTGVSIEVPTALKLFREVPNIKAIKEASGSLKRVTELHYYEKDFKIFSGEDSLNHSIMFSGGCGVISVTGNLMPNLISQMVNCALKLEYQQALEIQNKLFHLHQALFVETNPIPIKMAMHLAGLIENPSYRLPLVAPSKETIQLLEKTLQQYEVIA; encoded by the coding sequence ATGCAATTTCATTCATCTAGTGCGTTAATTACGCCTTTTAAAAAAGATTTGAGCGTTGATGAGGCCGTTTATGAAACCTTGATCAAGCGCCAAATTTTTCAGGGCATGGATGCATGCGTTCCTGTTGGCACGACAGGAGAATCCGCCACGCTCACCCATAAAGAGCATATGCGTTGCATTGAAATCGCCGTAGAGACTTGCAAAAACACTAAAACGCCCTCAAATTCAAGCATGAAAGTGTTAGCCGGCGTGGGCAGTAACGCCACGAGCGAGTCCCTTTCTTTGGCAAAGTTCGCTCAAAAAATCGGTGCGGATGCGATTTTATGCGTAAGCCCCTATTATAACCGCCCCACCCAACAAGGCTTGTTTGAACATTATAAAGCTATCGCTCAATCGGTGGAAATCCCTGTCATGCTTTATGATGTGCCAAGCCGAACAGGCGTGTCTATTGAAGTTCCAACCGCTCTCAAACTCTTTAGAGAAGTCCCTAACATTAAAGCCATTAAAGAAGCGTCTGGCTCTTTGAAAAGAGTAACAGAATTGCATTATTATGAAAAAGATTTTAAAATTTTTAGTGGGGAAGATTCACTCAACCACTCTATCATGTTTTCAGGGGGGTGCGGCGTGATTTCAGTGACCGGTAATTTAATGCCTAATCTGATTTCACAAATGGTCAATTGCGCGCTCAAACTTGAATACCAACAAGCCCTAGAAATCCAGAATAAGCTTTTTCATTTGCACCAAGCCCTTTTTGTAGAAACAAATCCTATCCCTATTAAAATGGCTATGCATTTAGCCGGCTTGATTGAAAACCCAAGCTACAGACTGCCTTTAGTGGCCCCAAGCAAGGAAACGATTCAACTTTTAGAAAAAACTTTACAACAATATGAGGTAATTGCATGA
- a CDS encoding quinone-dependent dihydroorotate dehydrogenase, producing MLYSLLKKYLFSLDAEDAHEKVCKILKRLSSSPFLCSLIHAQWGYKNPKLENEILGLHFPNPLGLAAGFDKNISMLRALIAFGFGYLEAGTLTNTAQIGNERPRLFRHIEEESLQNAMGFNNYGAVLGVRSFNRFAPYKTPIGINLGKNKHIEQAHALEDYKAVLNQCLNIGDYYTFNLSSPNTPNLRDLQNKAFVNELFCMAKEMTRKPLFLKIAPDLETDAMLEVVNSAIESGAHGIIATNTTIDKSLVFAPKETGGLSGKCLTKKSREIFKELAKAFFNKSVLVSVGGISDAKDAYERIKMGASLLQIYSAFIYNGPNLCQNILKDLVKLLQKGGFLSVKEAIGADLR from the coding sequence ATGCTTTATTCATTATTAAAAAAATATCTTTTTAGCCTGGACGCTGAAGATGCGCATGAAAAAGTTTGTAAAATTTTAAAAAGGCTTTCTTCATCGCCCTTTTTGTGCAGTTTGATTCATGCTCAATGGGGTTATAAAAACCCAAAGCTTGAAAATGAAATTTTAGGCTTGCATTTCCCTAACCCTTTAGGATTAGCCGCCGGTTTTGATAAAAATATCTCCATGCTCAGAGCGTTAATCGCTTTTGGGTTTGGCTATTTAGAAGCAGGTACATTGACTAATACCGCTCAAATCGGGAATGAAAGGCCAAGGCTTTTCAGGCACATTGAAGAAGAGTCCTTACAAAATGCGATGGGGTTTAATAATTACGGGGCGGTTTTAGGAGTAAGATCGTTCAATCGCTTCGCTCCTTATAAAACCCCTATTGGCATCAATTTAGGCAAAAACAAACACATAGAGCAAGCGCATGCCCTAGAAGATTACAAGGCGGTTTTAAATCAATGTTTAAACATTGGCGATTATTACACTTTCAACCTTTCTTCGCCCAACACCCCTAATTTAAGGGATTTACAAAACAAAGCGTTTGTGAATGAGCTTTTTTGCATGGCGAAAGAAATGACCCGTAAGCCTTTATTTTTAAAAATCGCCCCGGATTTAGAAACAGACGCCATGTTAGAGGTTGTCAATAGCGCTATTGAATCAGGAGCGCATGGGATTATTGCAACTAACACCACGATTGATAAAAGCCTGGTGTTCGCTCCTAAAGAAACGGGGGGCTTGAGCGGGAAATGCTTGACTAAAAAAAGCCGTGAAATCTTTAAAGAACTGGCTAAAGCTTTTTTTAATAAAAGCGTTCTTGTTTCTGTGGGGGGGATTAGCGATGCCAAAGATGCTTATGAAAGGATTAAAATGGGAGCGAGTCTGTTACAAATTTATAGCGCTTTTATTTACAATGGGCCAAATTTATGCCAAAATATTCTTAAAGATTTGGTAAAATTACTCCAAAAAGGTGGATTTTTGAGCGTCAAAGAGGCTATAGGAGCGGATTTAAGATGA
- the pgsA gene encoding CDP-diacylglycerol--glycerol-3-phosphate 3-phosphatidyltransferase, protein MKVLKLLPNFLTILRIVLSLFLLFLLLNTRTYFSFLTPFHINMISSLVFLFAALTDLLDGYIARSYKAKSRFGEIFDPLADKILILSAFLGLVHLDRVNAWIPFVILGREFFISGLRVLAANEKKDIPVNALGKYKTVSQVVAIGALLADLTYSYALVAIAVFLTLYSGIDYTIKYYKS, encoded by the coding sequence ATGAAAGTTTTAAAACTCCTGCCTAATTTTTTAACGATTCTACGCATTGTCTTATCCTTATTTTTATTATTTTTATTGTTAAACACGCGCACTTATTTTAGTTTTTTAACCCCCTTTCACATCAACATGATCTCTTCATTGGTTTTTTTGTTTGCCGCGCTCACGGATTTATTGGACGGATACATCGCTAGAAGCTATAAAGCCAAATCGCGCTTTGGGGAAATCTTTGATCCTTTAGCGGATAAAATCCTTATTTTGAGCGCGTTTTTAGGGTTAGTCCATTTGGATCGCGTGAATGCGTGGATCCCGTTTGTGATTTTAGGGCGTGAATTTTTCATTTCAGGGCTTAGAGTCTTAGCCGCTAATGAAAAAAAGGATATTCCTGTCAATGCGCTAGGCAAGTATAAAACCGTTTCTCAAGTCGTGGCGATTGGCGCTTTATTGGCTGATTTAACTTACTCTTATGCGCTTGTGGCTATAGCGGTTTTTTTAACCCTTTATTCGGGGATAGATTACACTATTAAATATTATAAATCTTAA
- a CDS encoding RNA degradosome polyphosphate kinase translates to MNRFFNRELSWLAFNTRVLNEAKDESLPLLERLKFLAIYDTNLDEFYMIRVAGLKQLYEHKIASKGIDGASPEEQLEKIKHYLAHEIEERELEFQKIQALLFKKGLCITPYNELNLEQKAKAKTYFKEQLYALVLPFKLDSSHTFPPLANLTFALFARIKDKETQTISHALIKLPSFIFRFVELEKGLFVLAEEIVEAHLEELFLEHEILDCMAFRVTCDADIAITEDEAHDYADLMSKSLRKRNQGEIVRLQTQKGSQELLKTLLASLRSFQTHSHKKHKPTGMHAYKSAIMLNLGDLWELVNHSDFKVLKSPNFTPKIHHHFNENDLFKSIEKQDLLLFHPYESFEPVIDLIEQAASDPTTLSIKMTLYRVGKHSPIVKALIEAASKIQVSVLVELKARFDEESNLHWAKALERAGALVVYGVFKLKVHAKMLVITKKTDNQLRHFTHLSTGNYNPLSAKIYTDVSFFSAKNEIANDIIKLFHSLLTSSATNSALETLFMAPKQIKSKIIELIQNEMNHKQEGYIILKANALVDSGIIEWLYQASQKGVKIDLIIRGICCLKPQVKDLSENIRVYSIVGKYLEHARIYYFKHENIYFSSADLMPRNLERRVELLIPATNPKIANKLLHILEIQLKDTLKRYELNSKGRYTKVSNPNDPLNSQDYFEKQALKTF, encoded by the coding sequence TTGAATCGTTTCTTTAACCGAGAGCTTTCATGGTTAGCTTTTAACACAAGGGTTTTAAACGAAGCCAAAGATGAGAGCTTGCCTTTATTAGAGCGCTTGAAATTTTTAGCCATTTATGACACGAATTTAGATGAATTTTACATGATAAGAGTGGCAGGGCTTAAGCAACTCTATGAGCACAAAATCGCCTCTAAAGGCATTGATGGCGCAAGCCCTGAAGAACAATTAGAAAAAATCAAGCATTATTTAGCACATGAAATTGAAGAAAGGGAGTTAGAATTTCAAAAAATCCAAGCCCTACTCTTTAAAAAAGGGCTTTGCATCACCCCCTATAATGAATTGAATTTAGAGCAAAAAGCTAAGGCTAAAACCTATTTTAAAGAGCAACTTTATGCACTCGTTTTGCCTTTTAAGTTGGATTCTTCGCACACCTTCCCGCCTTTAGCGAATCTGACTTTCGCGCTTTTTGCCCGCATTAAAGACAAAGAAACCCAAACCATCTCCCATGCACTCATCAAACTCCCCTCTTTTATTTTCCGTTTTGTAGAGCTAGAAAAAGGCTTGTTTGTGCTGGCTGAAGAAATCGTAGAAGCGCATTTAGAAGAATTGTTTTTAGAGCATGAGATTTTAGATTGCATGGCGTTTAGGGTAACTTGCGATGCGGATATTGCCATCACTGAAGATGAAGCGCATGATTATGCGGATTTGATGAGTAAGAGTTTAAGGAAACGCAATCAAGGTGAAATCGTGCGCTTGCAAACCCAAAAAGGGAGTCAAGAGCTTTTAAAAACCCTTTTAGCGTCTTTAAGGAGTTTTCAAACCCACTCCCACAAAAAGCACAAACCCACCGGCATGCATGCCTATAAAAGCGCGATCATGCTCAATTTAGGGGATTTGTGGGAATTGGTCAATCACAGCGATTTTAAAGTACTCAAATCGCCCAATTTCACGCCCAAAATCCACCATCATTTCAATGAAAACGATCTTTTTAAATCCATAGAAAAACAAGATCTGTTGCTGTTCCACCCTTATGAAAGTTTTGAGCCTGTGATCGATCTCATAGAGCAAGCCGCTAGCGATCCAACCACCCTTTCTATCAAAATGACGCTTTATCGTGTGGGCAAGCATTCCCCCATTGTCAAAGCTTTAATTGAAGCGGCGAGCAAGATTCAAGTGAGCGTTTTAGTAGAATTAAAAGCACGCTTTGATGAAGAGAGTAATCTGCACTGGGCAAAAGCTTTAGAAAGAGCAGGTGCGTTAGTCGTTTATGGCGTTTTTAAACTCAAAGTGCATGCCAAAATGCTAGTGATCACTAAAAAAACAGACAACCAATTACGCCATTTCACCCATTTAAGCACGGGCAATTACAACCCTTTGAGCGCTAAAATCTATACCGATGTGAGTTTTTTTAGCGCTAAAAATGAAATCGCTAACGACATTATCAAGCTTTTCCATTCCTTGCTGACTAGTAGCGCGACTAATAGTGCCTTAGAAACGCTTTTTATGGCGCCCAAACAAATCAAGTCTAAAATCATTGAATTGATCCAAAATGAAATGAACCACAAACAAGAAGGCTATATCATTTTAAAAGCCAACGCCCTAGTGGATAGCGGAATCATTGAATGGCTCTATCAAGCCTCTCAAAAAGGGGTTAAAATTGATCTCATTATTAGAGGGATTTGCTGTTTAAAGCCCCAAGTTAAGGACTTGAGCGAAAATATCAGGGTGTATTCTATTGTGGGGAAATATTTAGAACATGCACGCATTTATTATTTTAAACATGAAAATATCTATTTTTCTAGCGCGGATTTAATGCCCAGAAATTTAGAAAGGCGCGTGGAATTGCTTATTCCGGCCACAAACCCAAAGATCGCTAATAAATTGTTGCATATTTTAGAAATCCAATTAAAAGACACCTTAAAACGCTATGAGTTAAATTCTAAAGGCCGTTACACTAAAGTTTCAAACCCTAACGATCCTTTAAATTCGCAGGATTATTTTGAAAAACAAGCCCTTAAAACCTTTTAA
- a CDS encoding restriction endonuclease subunit S — translation MSDNKTYKLKNIGKIVTGKTPKTSNLDFFNGKYMFITPNDLHGTYRIIKTSRTLSDSGLKSIQNNTIDNTSILVGCIGDVGMVRMCFDKCATNQQINSITDIKDFCNPYYLYYYLSNKKELFKNIALSTVVPIIPKTIFQEIEVLLPNIKTQQKIARTLSVLDQKIENNHKINELLHTLAHKIYEYHFKYKPKNAKLERIIIENPKSSIMVKNAQKTQDKYPFFTSGDNILSYPKAIINGRNCFLNTGGNAGIKFYVGKASYSTDTWCICANEFSDYLYLLLSSIKTHINQSFFQGTSLKHLQKNLLKKYSIYMPSVHEIKKFNQIMMPLLTLISINTRTSKKLEQIRDFLLPLLLTQQVKPQ, via the coding sequence TTGAGTGATAATAAAACGTATAAACTTAAAAATATAGGAAAAATCGTAACAGGAAAAACCCCTAAAACTTCTAATTTAGACTTTTTTAATGGCAAATACATGTTTATTACGCCAAATGATTTGCATGGCACATATCGTATTATTAAAACATCAAGAACGCTTAGTGATAGTGGTTTAAAAAGCATACAAAACAACACAATAGATAATACAAGCATTCTTGTAGGGTGTATAGGTGATGTGGGTATGGTTCGCATGTGTTTTGATAAATGCGCAACAAATCAACAAATAAATTCTATTACAGACATTAAAGATTTTTGTAATCCATACTACTTATACTACTATCTATCTAATAAAAAAGAGCTTTTTAAAAATATAGCTCTCTCTACAGTTGTGCCAATTATTCCAAAAACAATTTTTCAAGAAATAGAAGTCTTATTGCCAAATATAAAAACACAACAAAAAATAGCCCGCACGCTTTCTGTCTTAGATCAAAAAATAGAGAACAACCATAAAATCAATGAGCTTTTACATACGCTCGCTCATAAAATCTATGAATACCATTTCAAATACAAACCTAAAAATGCAAAGCTAGAACGAATTATTATTGAAAATCCTAAATCTAGTATTATGGTTAAAAACGCCCAAAAAACCCAAGATAAATACCCCTTTTTTACAAGCGGGGATAATATCCTATCCTATCCTAAAGCGATCATTAATGGCAGAAATTGCTTTTTAAACACTGGGGGTAATGCTGGTATTAAATTTTATGTAGGCAAAGCTTCTTATTCAACGGATACTTGGTGTATTTGCGCTAACGAATTTAGCGACTATTTATATTTACTGCTCTCAAGTATAAAAACCCATATCAATCAAAGCTTTTTTCAAGGAACTAGCCTTAAACACTTACAAAAAAATTTGCTTAAAAAATATTCTATTTACATGCCGTCGGTGCATGAAATTAAAAAATTTAATCAAATTATGATGCCACTACTCACGCTTATATCCATTAACACAAGAACTTCTAAAAAATTAGAACAAATCAGAGACTTTCTGCTCCCCCTACTTTTAACACAACAAGTCAAACCCCAATAA
- a CDS encoding amino acid permease codes for MNNQKITHQNITQKQGELKRDMKMRHLLMIAFGGAIGTGLFVGTGGNIASAGPLGTLIAYCFGGLVVYCIMLSLGELASVYPTTGSFGDYAAKFIGPGTGYMVFWMYWLGWVITVALEYIAIGMLMQRWFASIPIHYWVILCIALVFLLNFFSVKIFAEGEFFFSLIKVLAVIAFIGIGTIGIIYQIYLHGFSSIFDNFYFGDKGFFPNGSAAVFSAMLAVIFAFTGTEVIGVAVGETKNASEVMPKAIKATLWRIVFFFLGSVFVISVFLPMSDSSITQSPFVSVLERINLPFIGMGIPYVADIMNAVIITAMFSTANSGLYGASRMIYGLSQQKMFFKVFSKLNRQGMPTYAMFFSLSFSLIGLLVQIYAKENVVEALINVISFTVIIVWVSVSVSQYSFRKQYLKAGHSLEDLPYKAPFLPFLQLIGITGCIIGVIGSAMDKDQRIGMILTIVFAIVCYIGYYFTQKANENNKKDLI; via the coding sequence ATGAACAATCAAAAGATAACGCATCAAAATATCACGCAAAAACAAGGCGAGCTTAAAAGAGACATGAAAATGCGCCATCTCTTAATGATTGCATTTGGGGGAGCGATTGGCACAGGGCTTTTTGTAGGCACTGGGGGTAATATTGCGAGCGCTGGCCCTTTAGGGACCTTGATCGCTTATTGTTTTGGAGGGCTTGTGGTTTATTGCATCATGCTCTCTTTAGGCGAATTGGCTAGCGTTTATCCCACTACAGGCAGTTTTGGGGATTATGCGGCTAAATTCATAGGTCCTGGCACGGGCTATATGGTTTTTTGGATGTATTGGCTTGGCTGGGTGATCACGGTTGCGTTAGAATACATCGCTATAGGCATGCTCATGCAACGCTGGTTTGCTAGTATTCCTATCCATTATTGGGTTATTTTATGCATTGCGTTAGTTTTTTTACTGAACTTTTTTTCGGTTAAAATTTTTGCCGAGGGCGAGTTTTTCTTTAGCCTGATTAAAGTTTTAGCGGTGATCGCTTTTATAGGCATTGGCACGATTGGGATTATTTATCAAATCTATTTGCATGGGTTTAGTTCTATTTTTGATAACTTCTATTTTGGCGATAAGGGGTTTTTCCCTAACGGGAGCGCAGCGGTTTTTAGCGCGATGCTCGCTGTCATTTTTGCTTTCACGGGCACAGAGGTGATTGGGGTGGCTGTGGGAGAGACTAAAAACGCTAGCGAAGTGATGCCCAAAGCGATTAAAGCGACTTTGTGGCGGATCGTCTTTTTCTTTTTAGGCTCTGTGTTTGTCATTTCCGTTTTTTTACCCATGAGCGATTCTTCTATCACGCAAAGCCCTTTTGTGAGCGTTTTAGAACGCATCAACTTGCCCTTTATTGGCATGGGTATCCCTTATGTGGCTGATATAATGAACGCTGTTATCATTACGGCGATGTTTTCTACCGCTAATTCAGGGCTTTATGGAGCGAGTCGCATGATTTATGGGCTGTCCCAACAAAAGATGTTTTTTAAGGTTTTTTCCAAACTCAACCGACAAGGCATGCCCACTTATGCGATGTTTTTTTCCCTTTCTTTTTCCCTCATAGGGCTTTTAGTCCAAATTTATGCCAAAGAAAATGTCGTGGAAGCTTTGATTAATGTGATCAGTTTCACGGTGATTATTGTGTGGGTTAGCGTGTCTGTTTCGCAATATTCTTTCCGCAAACAATACTTAAAAGCCGGGCATTCTTTAGAGGATTTGCCTTATAAAGCCCCCTTTCTACCCTTTTTGCAACTCATAGGGATCACTGGGTGTATCATCGGCGTGATTGGTTCGGCTATGGATAAGGATCAACGCATTGGGATGATTTTAACGATTGTTTTTGCCATTGTGTGTTACATTGGATACTATTTTACACAAAAAGCTAATGAAAATAACAAAAAAGATTTGATATAA
- a CDS encoding M16 family metallopeptidase, which translates to MRYFSVKRLLRLSSVLLVTLGASMHAQSYLPKHESITLKNGLQVVSVPLENKTGVIEVDVLYKVGSRNEVMGKSGIAHMLEHLNFKSTKNLKAGEFDKIVKRFGGVSNASTSFDITRYFIKTSQANLDKSLELFAETMGSLNLKEDEFLPERQVVAEERRWRTDNSPIGMLYFRFFNTAYVYHPYHWTPIGFMDDIQNWTLKDIKKFHSLYYQPKNAIVLVVGDVSSQKVFELSKKHFESLKNLDGKAIPTPYMKEPKQDGARTAVVHKDGVHLEWVALGYKVPAFKHKDQVALDALSKLLGEGKSSWLQSELVDKKRLASQAFSHNMQLQDESVFLFIAGGNPNVKAEALQKEIVVLLEKLKKGEITQAELDKLKINQKADFISNLESSSDVAGLFADYLVQNDIQGLTDYQQQFLDLKVSDLVRVANEYFKDTQSTTVYLKP; encoded by the coding sequence ATGAGATATTTTTCTGTTAAAAGACTTTTGAGGCTTAGTTCTGTCTTGTTAGTCACTTTAGGAGCGAGCATGCACGCACAATCTTACTTACCCAAGCATGAGAGTATTACCTTAAAGAATGGGTTGCAAGTCGTAAGCGTCCCCCTAGAAAATAAAACCGGGGTTATAGAAGTGGATGTGCTTTATAAAGTCGGCTCTAGAAACGAAGTCATGGGCAAGAGCGGGATCGCTCACATGTTAGAGCATTTGAATTTTAAAAGCACCAAAAACCTTAAAGCCGGCGAATTTGATAAGATCGTTAAGCGTTTTGGGGGCGTGAGTAACGCTTCTACCAGCTTTGATATTACACGCTACTTCATTAAAACCAGTCAGGCTAACTTGGATAAATCTTTAGAATTGTTCGCTGAAACCATGGGTTCTTTGAATTTAAAAGAAGATGAGTTTTTGCCTGAGCGTCAAGTGGTCGCTGAAGAAAGGCGATGGCGCACCGATAATTCCCCTATCGGCATGCTTTATTTCCGCTTTTTTAACACCGCTTATGTCTATCACCCCTACCATTGGACGCCCATTGGTTTTATGGACGATATTCAAAATTGGACTTTAAAAGACATTAAAAAATTCCATTCGCTCTACTATCAGCCTAAAAACGCTATCGTTTTGGTGGTAGGCGATGTCAGTTCTCAAAAGGTTTTTGAATTGAGTAAAAAGCATTTTGAATCCTTAAAAAACCTTGATGGAAAAGCTATCCCCACCCCTTACATGAAAGAGCCTAAGCAAGATGGGGCCAGAACGGCAGTCGTGCATAAAGATGGGGTCCATTTAGAATGGGTAGCCCTTGGGTATAAAGTGCCTGCCTTCAAGCATAAAGATCAAGTCGCTTTAGACGCATTAAGCAAGCTTTTAGGCGAAGGTAAAAGCTCGTGGTTACAAAGCGAATTAGTGGATAAAAAACGCCTAGCTTCTCAAGCCTTCTCACACAACATGCAATTGCAAGATGAAAGCGTGTTTTTATTCATTGCGGGGGGTAATCCTAATGTCAAAGCCGAAGCCTTGCAAAAAGAAATCGTAGTGCTTTTAGAAAAGCTTAAAAAAGGCGAAATCACTCAAGCTGAGTTAGACAAGCTCAAAATCAATCAAAAAGCGGACTTCATTTCTAATTTAGAAAGTTCTAGCGATGTTGCGGGGCTTTTTGCGGACTATTTAGTGCAAAACGATATTCAAGGCTTGACCGATTATCAGCAACAATTTTTGGATTTAAAAGTGAGCGATTTGGTGCGTGTGGCCAATGAATATTTTAAAGACACCCAATCAACCACCGTGTATTTGAAACCTTAA
- a CDS encoding enoyl-ACP reductase codes for MNNSNHMKNKTLVISGATRGIGKAILYRFAQSGVNIAFTYNKNVEEANKIIEDVEQKYSIKAKAYSLNVLEPEQYTELFKQIDADFDRVDFFISNAIIYGRSVVGGFAPFMRLKPKGLNNIYTATVLAFVVGAQEAAKRMQKIGGGAIVSLSSTGNLVYMPNYAGHGNSKNAVETMVKYAAVDLGEFNIRVNAVSGGPIDTDALKAFPDYVEIKEKVEEQSPLKRMGNPNDLAGAAYFLCDETQSGWLTGQTIVVDGGTTFK; via the coding sequence ATGAACAATTCCAATCACATGAAAAATAAAACCCTAGTGATCAGCGGCGCGACTAGAGGGATTGGCAAGGCGATATTGTATCGCTTCGCTCAAAGTGGTGTGAATATCGCTTTCACTTACAATAAAAATGTTGAAGAAGCCAACAAAATCATAGAAGATGTGGAGCAAAAATATTCCATTAAAGCCAAAGCCTACTCCCTTAATGTTTTAGAGCCTGAGCAATACACGGAGCTTTTTAAGCAAATTGACGCTGATTTTGACAGAGTGGATTTTTTTATTTCTAACGCTATTATTTACGGGCGTTCTGTCGTGGGCGGATTCGCACCGTTTATGCGATTAAAGCCTAAGGGGTTGAACAATATTTACACAGCCACTGTGTTAGCGTTTGTAGTGGGGGCTCAAGAAGCGGCAAAACGCATGCAAAAAATAGGCGGTGGGGCGATCGTAAGCTTAAGCTCTACCGGGAATTTGGTCTATATGCCTAATTACGCTGGGCATGGCAATTCTAAAAACGCCGTAGAAACCATGGTCAAATACGCTGCTGTTGATTTAGGCGAGTTTAACATTAGAGTGAATGCGGTTAGTGGTGGGCCTATTGATACGGATGCTTTGAAAGCCTTCCCTGATTATGTGGAGATTAAAGAAAAAGTAGAAGAGCAATCGCCCCTAAAACGCATGGGCAATCCTAACGATCTAGCCGGAGCGGCTTATTTTTTATGCGATGAAACCCAAAGCGGTTGGCTTACAGGGCAAACGATCGTTGTAGATGGTGGGACCACTTTTAAATAA